Part of the Meiothermus cerbereus DSM 11376 genome, TTTTGGCTTCAAGGCCGATGGCACCGAAGGCCAGAAACTTCGTCACCACAACATCATCCTGGGGCCGCGCTACGAGGAGCTGCTACGGGACATCTTCGGGCGCAAGGTGCTGGCCAAGGACTTCAGCCAGTACCTGCACATCCCCACCCTAACCGACCCCTCGCTGGCTCCTCCGGGCCACCATGCGGCCTATACCCTGATTCCCGTACCCCACAATGGCAGCAAGCTCGACTGGGACTTGCTGGGCGAACCTTTCGTGAACAAGGTGCTCCGCTTCCTGGACGAGCGCGGCTATCTGCCGGGCCTGATGGAGCGCCTGGTGCACAAGAGCTTTATCACCCCCGACTACTTCGAGCACACCCTGAATAGCTACCTGGGCAACGCCTTCGGCCCCGAGCCCATCTTGGCCCAGTCGGCCTTCTTCCGGCCCCACAACAAAAGCGAGGACATTGCCAACCTGTACCTGGTGGGGGCCGGCGTTCAGCCAGGGGCCGGAACCCCCAGTGTGATGATGTCGGCCAAAATGACCGCGCGGCTCATTGCGAAGGACTTTGGGATTGTGGATAAGCCTGTGGAAAACCTTTTGCCGATAGAGGCCACAAGGGTTTAATATTGGCGGGTGATGAAGTTTGAAGTTCTACTAGAGTTCGCCAAAAGTGCTGCCGAAGCACTCAACAAGCCCTGGGATGAAAAGCTTGTGACTATTCTGGAATATTGCTGGAATAACCTAGACAGTGGTGCTTTTCCAAAAATTAGCAAGTTCACTTTGAAAGAGATTGTCGAAAAAGGCTTACATGAGGATTTGGCTACTTATACCAGATTCGGTTAGTTCGGTGACGAACTAACCGAATCTGGTATGACATGTGCCATCCTAGTGAGCTTCGGCCCATCAGCGTTCGAGAAGCCGCTCGTTTGCAAGGCTTCCCCGATGAATGGATCTTTTGCGGCTCTATGTCAGACCAGTACAGACAAATAGGCAATGCCGTGCCTGTCGGTATGGGCAAAGCCATCGGTGAGGCTATCCTTGCAGTTATCCTTGGCAATTCGCGAGAAATAGTTAAGCAAGGGAGCTTATTTGAGTTCGCAAGTTAGTCGGGCCAGTCGCCCACGTTTTCACGTTCAACGACATAACCGGCCTGCTCGAGGCCAGCTACCACCTCGCTGCCATGCTGGGCATCGCGTACCTCCAGCACCAGCTCCACCCCCACCTTGCCCAGCGGGGCCAGCCAGAGCGCCCGCCGGTGGAAGATATCAATGATGTTGGCCCCTGCAGCGGCCACATGATCCACCACCCGCGCCAGGGCTCCTGGGCGGTCTATCACTGCCAGTTTGAGCAAGAGGTAGCGACCCTGCCGCACCATTACCTGTTCAATTACCCGCGAGAGCAGGTTGCCGTCGATATTGCCCCCGCACAGTACGGTAGCCACCGTCTGGCCCGGCTGCACCGGCACTTTACCTGCCAGAATGGCTCCCATTCCGGCAGCCCCGGCCCCCTCCACCACCAGCTTGAGGTTCTGGACGCAGTGGGCAATGCCCCGGGCGATTTCGTCGTCGGTGACCTCGACCACCTGGTCCACGTACTGCTGGATGAGGGGCAGGGTGAGTTCCCCGGGACGCTTGACCGCAATACCATCGGCGATGGTCTGGGCCACCGGCACGCTTACGGGTTTCCCGACCTTGAGCGAGAGGTTGACCGGCGCACAGCCCACCGCCTGTACCCCCACGATGCGGGTCTTAGGGCGCAGGCTCTTGACCGCAATAGCAATGCCCCCAATCAGGCCGCCGCCGCCGATGGGCACCACCAGCACATCCAGCTCGGGCAAATCCTCCAGCAGCTCGAGGCCGATGGTGCCCTGGCCGGCGATAATTTTTTCGTCGTTGAAGGCGTGCACGTAGGTGTAGCCGTGCTGCTGCTGGAGTTCGTGGGCGTGGGCTACGGCATCGTCGAAGCTAGTTCCATGGAGCACCACCTCAGCCCCCAGGCGGCGGGTGGCCACCACCTTGGTGAGGGGGGCGTGCTGGGGCATCACAATCACCGAGCGAATGCCCTGCATAGCGGCTGCCAGGGCCACCCCCTGGGCGTGGTTGCCCGCCGATGGGGCAATCACGCCCCGGGCTTTTTCCTCGGGAGTGAGGGCGGCAATTTTGTGGTAGGCCCCGCGAATCTTGAAGGAGCCGCTTTTTTGCAGGCACTCGGCCTTGACGAAGACCCGCGCCCCCAGCTCGTCGGAAGCAAGGGGGTCGGGCAGGGTGGGCGTAGTAGCGATAACGCTGCGAATCACCTCGCGGGCGGCCTGGATGTGCTCGAGTCGAACTGCCATGTGGTGATTGTATCGCGCATATGATATGAACCCCGCATGAATCGTTCCGTTAGGAATTGTCATAGCACCCTGGTATTTCAAGCTAATGCTGCCCGCGCTTCAGGCGGGGGCCCCAGAAAATGAACAAATCAAAGCATTTAGATTTAGCAAAACAATGTGCCGGAGTCAGAGTTTTCCCCACCTGGAGAACGGTTGCTCCACCAGGTTGGCGTTCAGGTAGCGGGGGTCGTGGGTGACCTCCTCCCCCACCCAGTCCGGCAGCTCGAGGGGCTGGTCAGGCCACTCGAGCTCCACTTCCGCCACCACCAAGCCCTGGTTCTCCCCGGCAAACTCGTCCACCTCCCACACTCGCCCGCCAAACTCAAGGCGGTAGCGGGTTTTCTCGATCAGGGGCTTCAAACAAAGCTGCTCGAGCAAGTCCTGGGCATCGGCCAAGGGGATGGGGTACTCGTACTCCAGGCGGGTAATGCCCTGGGCCTGACCCTTGATGGTCAGGTAGGCCTGCCCGCCTGCAACCCGTACCCGCACGGTACGGGCGGCCTGGCGGCACAGGTAGCCCTGGCGGTATGGCACGCCCACTGCACCAGGCTTCCAGTCTTCTGAGCGCACCAGGAATTTACGCTCGATCTCGCTGCCCATACTTGCATTGTATGGGTTGGGGTGTCGGGGGTAGCCTTTGCACTACTTCCCAACCAGGGCCCCCTCGAGGGTCTTTTCGTAGACCTCCAGGTATTTGGGCAGCACCACCTCGGGCCGGAAGCGTTCGATGGCCCGCGCGCGGGCCGCCTCGCCCATGTTGCGGCGGCGGGTGCGGTTGGCGAGGATTTCCAGGCTGGCCTCGAGCATCCCCGGTATGTCCCCCATCGGGCGCAAAAAGCCGGTTTTGCCCTCCTCGACCAGTTCGGGCAGCCCCCCCACCCGGCTGGCCACCACCGGAACCCCACTGGCCATGGCCTCTAAAGCCACCAGTCCGAAGGACTCTTGCTCGGAGGGCAGCAAAAACAGGTCGGCCACACTCATAAACTTCTCGATGCTGGGCGTAGACTCCAAAAACTGCACCCGCCCGGCAATTTCTAGCTCGTGGGCCAGCTCTACGCATTCCTGGCGCAGCGGCCCATCGCCAATCATGAGCATACGGGCCGGCATCCGCTCGAGAATGCCGGCAAACACCCGCAGCGCATCCAGGGGGCGCTTGACCGTGCGAAAGTTGGACACGTGCAGCACGATAGCCTCCTCGGGCTGGGCAAAGCGGGCCCGGTAGACCGGGTCGCGGTTGGGCTTGAAACGCTCAGGATCCACCCAATTGTAGATAACCTCAATCTCGCGCTCCACCCCCAGCTTGCTGCGGGCATCCTGGGCCAGCGAGTGCGAGACCGCCGTCACTGCATCGGAGGTACGCACCGCGTGTTGGGTAGTTTTGGCAAAAGCTGGCTCGAGCCCCACCAGGGTCACGTCGGTGCCGTGCAGAGTGGTTACAACCTTGATGTCCAGGCCCATCTCGCGGGCCAGAATGGCGCTGGTGGCGTGGGGAATGGCGTAGTGGGCATGCACCAGCTCGATTTTGTAGCGCTCGATTAGCTCGGCGATAGAGTTGGCCGCAGTCAGGGGGGTAAGTGGTTCCTGGAACAAGGGGTAATCGGCGCTCAGGATCTGGTGGAAGTGCAACGAACCTGTTTGCAGCGGTTTTTTGAGCAGAGCCAGCCAGCGGGCCACACTCTGCCTGGAAGCCCGAAAAATGCGGCCTAGCCCACCCACAGGGTCTTGACCCGTCGAGACAGGCCGTCCCCCCAGCAGGTTACTGCTCAGGCCAAGCTGGCTGAGCCGTTCTTCGGTGAGACGAAAGGGCCGTTCGGTAGCCACCACGTGTACCTTGTGCCCCAGCCCGGCCAGGGCCAGGGCCAGCTCGGTAGCCACCACACCCGAACCTCCGGCGCTGGCATGGCAAAGAATGGCTATATTCATGTAACCTCCTGTTTGGGTTAGCTCAAGCTCACATCAGCAACGCCCGCTAAAGCGGTGTCTTCATCCTGCATGTGCCAAGTCAGCACATTTTCAGATGCAAGGCTCACCTCTTGAGGGCAAGTCCAGCCTAAGGTTTAGAGGTGAGAAATTGTCTAAAGCCCTGTTGGGGCAGTTTCTCATAATGAACCTAGAGGAGAAGGCCGCTCGGGACGCGCTTTTGCCAGGAGCAAGGGTCAACACATCCCCATGCCTCGGCATATTCTGGTTTTGTAGGCATCCCGTTCCTGGCCTATTTAACAGTATTAAGGCTTCCTGTGAGGCGGCCTTAAGAAAACCCGCCCGCTCCGCCAGCATGCCCGTGCAAAAAAGCTGCTGCACACCCAAGGGCTTACCGGGTTTACCTGCGTATATTGCGCCATTCGCCATGCTTGCGTGTAGAATTTTCGCAGTGGTCAAATATATTGGCTCCAAACGCGCGCTTTTGCCCTGGATTACCGGGGTGGTAGGGCAAATCGATGGCATCAGCCCCATCAAAGACGCTGTGGATTTGTTCTCCGGCAGCGCCCGGGTGGGGCACGCACTCAAAAACATGGGGTTTTTTGTAACCGCCAACGACCTCCATACCTACGCCTGGGTGCTGGCCCAGACGCTGGTACAGGCCAACCGGAACCAGTATCCCCCTGAGCGCATCCAACCCATCTTGAAGCGGCTACAACGGCTAAAAGGCCGGCCTGGCTGGTTTACCCGCACCTACTGCCAGGAGTCTCGCTATATTCAGCCCCACAATGGGGCCAAAATCGAGGCCATCCGCGAGCGTATCGAGCTCGAGGCTGCCACAGACCAAACCCTGTGGGCCATTCTGCTCTTTAGCCTGATGGTTGCTGCCGACAAAGTAGACTCCACCACCGGCATCCAGATGGCCTACCTTAAGCGCTGGGCCCCCCGCTCGTTCAACTCCTTGCGCCTGGAATACCCACCCCTGCTGGCAGGCGATGGACTGGCCCTCCAGGCCGACGCCCTGGAAATCGCCCCCCACCTGCAGGCTGACCTCATCTACCTCGACCCACCCTACAACCAACACTCCTACCTGGGTAACTACCACCTCTGGGAAACCCTGGTTCGCTGGGACAGGCCCCAAACCTATGGCGTCGCCCGCAAACGCACCGAGGTACAAAAGCGCAAAAGCCCTTTCAACTCCAAACGCGAGGCCAGAGGCGCTATGGAAAAACTGTTGGGGAGTCTAAAGGCCAAACACCTGGTGTTGTCGTTCAACAACGAGGGCTTTTTCCGCGCCGAAGAAATTGAGGCCATGCTGAAGGAGTGGGGCTATGTGGTGCGGATGAGCCAGACCCACCGCCGCTACGTAGGTGCGCGCATCGGCATCTACAACCCCCAGGGCCAGAAAGTGGGGCAGGTCTCGCACACCGAAAACCAGGAGTATCTGTTTGTGGCAACCCACAGCAAAAGGGTCTACAACGCCTTGCGCTCAAAGGGGACCAGCCGCCTGGCAGGTTAGGGCCTGGGGTACAGCGCCAGTCCGCTCACCACCGGGCGCGCCCCCAGCAGGCCGTTGCCTGGGTTGCGCAGGCGGCCCTGTACCCATAGCTGGGCCGAGCCGCCCCCGTCCATACGAATGGCGCCCCACAAGCCCTGTTCTTGCAGCACCCGGGCCAGGGCCTCGGGGCGCATGGGCTCGGTCACAATAAAGAAGAGGGCTCCTTCCTGTGACCAGGCCACCGCCGACTGGGCCGCTACTGCCTCTACCGGGGCCCGGTCGCGGAAGGGCTCGGCGTTGGGGTCAAAGACGTTCACCCCCGCCTGGAGCAGCAGGGGGCCGGCCTCGAGCGCATGGTTTGCCGGCGGCTCAAGGCTCACCACCAGCCGCAGGGTCTCGCCGGTGCGGGCCACGGGCTCTTCGGCAGGAAAGGTAAGGGCCCACAGCCCCTCGGGGAGTTGGTAGGGTGCAGGATAGGTGGCGATAATCTGCTCGCCCCGCACCAGGTGTACATTTTCGCCCGCCCTGCCCACCAGCCCCGGCAGGGTGTGCACCGTATAGCGGGCCCGGGCCAGGTTGAGCCCCACCCGCAGGCTGCGCCCGTCCATCAGCTGCAC contains:
- a CDS encoding DNA cytosine methyltransferase: MCHPSELRPISVREAARLQGFPDEWIFCGSMSDQYRQIGNAVPVGMGKAIGEAILAVILGNSREIVKQGSLFEFAS
- the bshA gene encoding N-acetyl-alpha-D-glucosaminyl L-malate synthase BshA → MNIAILCHASAGGSGVVATELALALAGLGHKVHVVATERPFRLTEERLSQLGLSSNLLGGRPVSTGQDPVGGLGRIFRASRQSVARWLALLKKPLQTGSLHFHQILSADYPLFQEPLTPLTAANSIAELIERYKIELVHAHYAIPHATSAILAREMGLDIKVVTTLHGTDVTLVGLEPAFAKTTQHAVRTSDAVTAVSHSLAQDARSKLGVEREIEVIYNWVDPERFKPNRDPVYRARFAQPEEAIVLHVSNFRTVKRPLDALRVFAGILERMPARMLMIGDGPLRQECVELAHELEIAGRVQFLESTPSIEKFMSVADLFLLPSEQESFGLVALEAMASGVPVVASRVGGLPELVEEGKTGFLRPMGDIPGMLEASLEILANRTRRRNMGEAARARAIERFRPEVVLPKYLEVYEKTLEGALVGK
- the ilvA gene encoding threonine ammonia-lyase — protein: MAVRLEHIQAAREVIRSVIATTPTLPDPLASDELGARVFVKAECLQKSGSFKIRGAYHKIAALTPEEKARGVIAPSAGNHAQGVALAAAMQGIRSVIVMPQHAPLTKVVATRRLGAEVVLHGTSFDDAVAHAHELQQQHGYTYVHAFNDEKIIAGQGTIGLELLEDLPELDVLVVPIGGGGLIGGIAIAVKSLRPKTRIVGVQAVGCAPVNLSLKVGKPVSVPVAQTIADGIAVKRPGELTLPLIQQYVDQVVEVTDDEIARGIAHCVQNLKLVVEGAGAAGMGAILAGKVPVQPGQTVATVLCGGNIDGNLLSRVIEQVMVRQGRYLLLKLAVIDRPGALARVVDHVAAAGANIIDIFHRRALWLAPLGKVGVELVLEVRDAQHGSEVVAGLEQAGYVVERENVGDWPD
- a CDS encoding DNA adenine methylase, translated to MVKYIGSKRALLPWITGVVGQIDGISPIKDAVDLFSGSARVGHALKNMGFFVTANDLHTYAWVLAQTLVQANRNQYPPERIQPILKRLQRLKGRPGWFTRTYCQESRYIQPHNGAKIEAIRERIELEAATDQTLWAILLFSLMVAADKVDSTTGIQMAYLKRWAPRSFNSLRLEYPPLLAGDGLALQADALEIAPHLQADLIYLDPPYNQHSYLGNYHLWETLVRWDRPQTYGVARKRTEVQKRKSPFNSKREARGAMEKLLGSLKAKHLVLSFNNEGFFRAEEIEAMLKEWGYVVRMSQTHRRYVGARIGIYNPQGQKVGQVSHTENQEYLFVATHSKRVYNALRSKGTSRLAG
- a CDS encoding CYTH domain-containing protein — encoded protein: MGSEIERKFLVRSEDWKPGAVGVPYRQGYLCRQAARTVRVRVAGGQAYLTIKGQAQGITRLEYEYPIPLADAQDLLEQLCLKPLIEKTRYRLEFGGRVWEVDEFAGENQGLVVAEVELEWPDQPLELPDWVGEEVTHDPRYLNANLVEQPFSRWGKL